CCTAACATCGATAATCGTATCCATTGGTATCCATTGGTATCCATTGGTATCCATTGAACATCTTCATCTGTAAGCAGCTTTACCTTTCTAATATTCGTATCTATCCACTCAACTTTTCCCCACATCCTACAAGTAGTGTCCGTTGATCTGGTAGCAAAAAACGCATCGAAAATGGATTTTCTATCTTAGAGGCCATTTCAATACACCGTTCCTTTCCCAAGTTTCGAACACTTCCATCTGATCGGGCTCAGACCTATGCCACTCAATGTATTCCTCTTTCGTGAGAGCATCGAGTATTGTCATGATTCCGCCTCTATCACGACCTGTCTTGATGCATAGTTCATCTGCAGTTGGCGTCCTTCTTCGTCCTGCCGAATAGTTGCCGATCACTCTTAATACCTTCCGCTCGATGTCAGACAAGGCCAAAGTAACCACCCCGAAGAAACAAGAACGTTTGTTTGTATTATATGCGAACAAAACGGGAACACGCAAGTAACTTAAAACTCATCTATATGTTTAGCTAGACATGTACTAATGAAAACCCGTTTCCTTTTAATGTGGAGGCGGGTTGTTTACCACTACGTTTTTGCCTTCCGATATCCTGCAGCCTGTGCTTCCGCTTCTGTACAGAACAATTCAATGTTTGCAGTAGTTTTTTCGTAGGACATCCCGCCGAGAACATGGTAAGTGGGCCTTGTGAAAGGCTGATCGTCTTGGGAAGTCTCCTGGATTCGAGTCTCAGTTGGCCACAGCTTCTACGATCGAAACGTAGCAACCGGTATCGATGACGCGATTAAACCGTAAATCAGCCCCAGCCAGCAATCGGCGGAATTCCTCTTCCGTATGTTCTCGACCTCTTCGTAGATCGCCATTCAAAGGACATCCATTAATTTACTTGTATGAGGCGTATCTCCAGGAGGGAGAGCTGGGTCCATGATGAGCACCCGACCGCCAGGAGCCGTCGCCTCCCAACAACTTCGCAAGATTTGAGTTGCCTGCTCGTCGGGCCAGTTATGCATGATGTACTTAAGCACATAGAAGGAAATTGGATACTTATGTTAAAGTTATAGAGAAGATGGTGACATTATTTTAGGGGGTACAACTATGATTGGAATATTAGCAGGAATGGGTCCAAAATCTACTGGGCCATTTGTAGATAAAGTAGTAGACCAGTGCCAAAAGATATATGGAGCAATAAATGACATTGATTTCCCTCACATGATGATTTATTCATGTCCAACGCCTTTCTACATTGATAAGCCTCTCAACCATACGGACATGGAAATGGCAATTATTAATGGGGCTCGCAGACTTGAAAAAACAGATGTTGATTTTATTGCCATCCCATGTAATACGGCACATATCTATTTTAACCAAATAAAGAACTCAGTTTCAGTTCCCATATTAAACATGATTGATGAAACAATAAGAGAAATACCAAAAAACTCAAAAAAGGTAGCTCTTTTAGCCACCAATCCAACGGTTCAGTCTGGAATATTTCAAGATGCTTTAGTGAGAGAAGGTTATGATTTTTTACATCAAGATCGTTGGCAAACCTGCGTGAATCAAATAATAGCAAAGATTAAACAAGGTCAAATCGATGAGTCCCTTCTATTATGGGATGAATTCTATTCAGAATTAGCTGAAACGATTGATACCGCTATCATTGCATGTACAGATTTAAATGTTGTTACAGATAAAATATCCAATGATATTTCCTTTGTTGATTCATCAACTTGTCTCGCTCAAGCCGTTGTACATAAATATTTATCATTAATGGACAGAGGT
The window above is part of the Brevibacillus brevis NBRC 100599 genome. Proteins encoded here:
- a CDS encoding methyltransferase, with the protein product MLKYIMHNWPDEQATQILRSCWEATAPGGRVLIMDPALPPGDTPHTSKLMDVL
- a CDS encoding aspartate/glutamate racemase family protein, whose translation is MIGILAGMGPKSTGPFVDKVVDQCQKIYGAINDIDFPHMMIYSCPTPFYIDKPLNHTDMEMAIINGARRLEKTDVDFIAIPCNTAHIYFNQIKNSVSVPILNMIDETIREIPKNSKKVALLATNPTVQSGIFQDALVREGYDFLHQDRWQTCVNQIIAKIKQGQIDESLLLWDEFYSELAETIDTAIIACTDLNVVTDKISNDISFVDSSTCLAQAVVHKYLSLMDRG